Part of the Toxotes jaculatrix isolate fToxJac2 chromosome 1, fToxJac2.pri, whole genome shotgun sequence genome, TGTGACTGCGCGACCTGACCCGGTGAAGACCACCTGCCTCAGTCCACCACCACTCACTCCTCCCCCACTTACACCCTTCTCTCCCTGCATCCGTGCCATGGCAAATCCCATTAAGTTGCGGATCTTACTTCCCTCCTTCACGCGCATCTCCAGCACCCCAGAGGCCAGTCCTGGAAAGGGACAGGGGCTGTCTTCCTCAGTTCGGCAGACTTTCTTGAACCCCTCCTGCCCTAGTTTGAGGGCAGGGGGAGGGACCGGTAGTGGTGCTGGCTTCAGCGGGCTGGTGACATTGACCACTGCTGGCTGGGCAGCATTGCTGTAAGTCTGACCCTGGTAGGCAGTGCAGGTCCCATTCTCCATTTGCATCGGTCTGTTCACCTCCAGTCCTGGGTGGGGCCTGACAGCGTCTCTGGTCAGGTACTGGTTCTGGCCAGCGACCAGTCCACACCCTGTGAACATTTCTGCCGTCCTCAATGCTGTACCGCAGTGTTAGTCCAGACACACACTTGGAAACAGCTCAACATCATTTTCTTATGTATGTGGcacttttctctcccttcagtCAACAGCTGTAAAGTTTCAAGACTTCATATAAGAAATATTACCCGCTCCCCCAAGAGCACTATCAATGAAGTCTTTAATGCTCCCTCTCAGAAAGAGCTGGAGAAATAAGATAAACGCCTGGCTGGTGAATTAAGAGCCCTGTCGAGACCATTCAAGATGTTCTTTAAAGAGCATCTCAATTTCATACCACAAATGACTGTTTGGAAAGTGCTCTGGAGACGgatagaaataataataaaaaaaaaaaaacactaagcTAAATTATCCTCTTTCCTTCATTTATATGTATTTCATATGGTGCTTTTAACCCTAATAGCTTCAAAAGATATGGAGTACTTTGTTGAATTCTCCTTAACAAAACTTTTctacagagaaagtgaaagctCGAATTAAGACTCCACCTTTTCCTTAGCGATCCAGTCCAGCGTTGTTGATTTTGATCTGCTGATCATGTCGCTTTCAACTCAAAATTGACCTCTTGGGTTGTCCAGCAGTTAAGGTCCATCTCCTGTTTTGGACTCCTGGATGTTTTACTCCAGcttgagtgggtctgtgtctcctctccttgttcTCATCTTGGCGTCCACTGAAGTTGAGGTCAGGGTTGCAATGGATGTCTGCACCAGGGGTGTCCTCCCTAGAGCTCTGTCTTGTCTCCAGTGATGCTCTGGGAAGTCTGTTCTGTTCCCCACAAAGAGACATAAGGGACAGGAGCTGCCTCACAAATGCTCACAGGAGGAGTGTCTGTGCAGTTGAGGGGGAGCATGAGGGAAAGGGGAGACAGCCCTCTTAAAGGCGCAGGTCTTTTCATCTTTTAGATGAACACGCTTCCCTCCACAACTGAAGCCTGCCatgtgaggaaaaagaggagggtAGGGCTACTGTGTCCCCTTTAAAACCCAGAACGCAGATCCCCGGCAACTTTGTCAATCTCTTTAGAGGACGTTCCAGTGTTCAATGTACATGACTGATTAAACCTGAGTTCTGAAATAGAGACTCAGTCAacctttaaaaatgcattttcagcTATGAAACAATGAATTAAATTAGCTCTGTTATAATTGAAAACATCCTTCAAAGAGCCACTGAAAGTCAGCAGCATTAAATTGCACTGTACTTAGCCTTTATCCTATTAGATGTTTGTGACCATTACAATTTACATAATGCAGCATTAATAGCTTCATTGTTGAAGCAATCAAGTGGCACGGTAAGAATGCCTGTCTCTTAACGCTTGAAATGTTATATTGTTACAGGGCTGGAGAGCCCTTGTGATCAAGGACACAAGGACCACAAAAAGCATAGAGGCATGACTTCCATGTTCAGGGTGCTGTATTAATAGTGACTGTCTTCATTAGTGTGGCAGATCGGTGCAGGTGAGGAGATGGGGCTGACAGGTGGGGTAATAAGCATCTTAATGGGCTTTCCATCACCAGTGGAGGGCGCTGGCTTGCTCTCTTCTGCACCGAGTCAGGCCCAGACAGCTGTAGCATCGCCCTGTTCGGCCCAGTCTCCTGGCCGACAggtggatttgtttttgtgtgtgactgacagatggGAGAATAGGTAAAGACAGCCCACTGAGGCTGAACCTATGAGgccaagagagagagacagactagTCCTAACTACTCTCTGCTCGGTATATCCCATGGTGCACAGTAGTACACAGACAGTATAAACTCACTGTGGCTCAGCCCAGTCCTTACTGTGAGGTTAATTCACAGTGGCATGTGTATTATATTGGATCCCTATGGTAATCAAGGAAAAAATAAGGaaaccccctccacccccacccccaactccAACTGGCAAAGTTGAAAGTGGATTTGAATGTCTTTTATTAGCAGCGTTTGAATGAGAATCATCACTGAACAATCAATAGACTGATTGGATCTGTGGAatgattaactttttttttttgttaattcgTATGTACTAGGTGGGAGAGCTGTTTGTCTCTGGAACTATTCCAGACACTGCAGGAGACGTAGTAGCaaatatcttttctttttctcttttctttcttcttcttgcctttttttttgtaagctaagaagaagacaggagagagggaagacagggaggagggagggtctGTAGCGCTCAACACCAAAGTGATCATTCTGTTGTTTGGGAGAAATTACCCTCATCAGTCATACAGAGATGCACAGCTGCCTAAGGGGATCTGGTAATGTTACTGCATaataaactgtgtttgtgtgtgcgcacacgtttgtgtgttcacagtgaGAGCAAGAGGAGGCAAGAAAGAAATGCGAGAGGGCAGGGGGTAAAAGAAGTCTGATTTAACCACAGAGAGGTTAAAATTGATGATAAAAGCAGCTCTGTAATCATCCCTCCTTACTACATGATGTTGGCACATCATTTATTGCTTCTCAGTTTAACTTAAGGAACCTGTTTTGCTGGTGGGAATGTGATAGATTAAGCAATTCGGCTTCTGAGCAAAAATGCAAGGTTCTGAGAAAAGTGTCTTCAGACACATATTCACAACATTTTGTGTCTCCATCAAAGACAAAACTATACTCCAGATGGCTAAATAAAACCATCAGGGCTTTGCAGAAGTGCCGTGTATTGACTTTTTTGAGCGGCGCTTTTTTCCTTTAAGTGGCTTCATTTAATGATGGGTAGAGGCTCACGCTTGGCCACTCACTCCTTCACACCTCCTCCACAGAGTTGGCCTCTGCTCCCGTAGCTCTCTAAGCACTTACTCCTCACTTTATCTGACCTTGGCTGGCATCTGTGACAGTCTAGGCTTTCTCTCCTGCACGCTTACTTCTCATTCTTCGTTCAACAACCACCCTCGGCTTTCTCTCCTGCCCACCATAATTTAAGTAAAGAAAAACCATTTATTCTCTAAGACTGTGACAAATAGCAGTGGTTATATCTTGCTCTTCTCCCTTTTTGCTATGTACTTCAGATATCTGAAGTGGTTGCTGTTATGAATTGTAGGGCTGTCCCTTTGTTTGTTGCAGCACTGCAGAGTCTGGTTGTAGAGGGGCTTGTTGTGCTGTTGTCAGGGCTGCACATAAGCACGGTGCCTCGCTGTGACAGCCGGTCGCTCACTTTACGTTAACCGCAAGTGTTTTCACGGTCATCAACCAATGGTGGCCTGGAGGCTGTCATTTCGCTCCGTGTGGAGCTCGCCCGCGGCTTGGTTCTGCCCCACAAACTCACAGCCGGCCCTGGTGGGGGgacagagcaacacacacatgcatatgaaCACActtactgagacacacacacacccactggataggcacacatgcacacaaaaaactATATGCTCAGCATAAGGCAGGCTGTTGGAGCAATTACAGAAACATGGCAGAACACGATGAAGCAGGCCCTACTATCAGAAGGGAAATAGAGTGAGCAGAGGAAAAATGATGACGCCATTAATAACAGGGAGGCTCAGAGGCTcgtggggaggtgggggtggatgACCCTCTCTGTGATTTCCCTGTGACAGCACTTTGAGGTGCAAATGGTTGTGTTTGTATTAGATTTTTGGACGTTTAAATGGGCATGTTTTTGcttcaaaggcaaaaaaaaaaaaaaaaaaaaatatatatatatatatatatatatatatataaaaaccaCGATGCTGAAATATGCCAAATGATGTGTGAAGTGATGTTTTCCTGTCACTCATGCTTCCATTATTTTGGTAAATGACAGGTCAGATGTCCTTATTCTCGTTCTCTCTTTTTGCGTCTCTTTCTCAAGCTATTCATACACATCTCCTCTCCCCCAGCTGCTGCTTTCCCCTCGGCACTGCAATGCAGATATGTCTCGCACACTGGCAGGAAACTTTGAAGACGCTTGTGAAAGTAGAacatgagagaaaagagggaagggcATGAAAGAGATGGAACCAAAGGTAGAAGAGGACAGGACTAGTGAGAATATATGCAATACTACCagaagttatttaaaaaaaaaaaaagtttctgcaCTTGGACATCCCAAGAATTAGAATGTGAAAAAGCTGAAGCATATggtagacaaaaaaaaaaagacagacatggaAACTCTTGATTTATGAGACCTATCAGCGGAAGTGATGTCTTTAGCTTCATCAACTAAACTGCTTTACAAAGCTACCACACCACCtaacaaatgttttgatgtttttgaagtAGCACCATGATGTCAAAGGGTGGCATTTTTTGGTTCATCATTAATTTGAATTGGGCAGAGCTGGACCCTGTTGATCTCTGTTTTTAGGTGTATTATTGCACACAGTTTGATTAACAGCGCTGTCTCTAATTTAAACTGACAACAGCAGTTGATAATAGCATTTGCATTTGGTGCTTCTGTTTTGTCTGGCCTCAGGCTAAAAGTTAATGGActttctagattttttttttatcaattatATCAAGAATTAATTGGCCATAttgaaacaaatgcaaaaagtAAATTAATGCCTCAGAGAAACTATGCACTAATTCTGTAGATTTCAACTTCTAATGCTATTGAATGTATACTCGTAGTCAAACcaataaatgatttttatttattttattaaatcagGTAGATATAAAGTACCACAATAGTGATTTGCATGTACCCACCCATTTAATACACATCACTTTTACTTCTTTGTTTAGATTTTGGAATATATTGGTCTGGTATTCCAGGCAGCTATTGGCTACCATCTTTGTCCGTCTTCTCTGAACTTGCCTGATATGTGTAGTCCTTCGCATCtggtctgtgtttatttttgtcagtaATCTTAGGTTTTGAATCATTGTAAACATTAGTGTGCAaacttattattattcattattagaATGTTTCAATCCTGAAGATTTTCATTATATCAAACCCCATTTTGATACTATTCACACAGGGCTTTTTTCTACCAATAGCCATCATTTAGTTATTATCCTTTTATAgtgtagttttcattttttctgtaagAGTCAGCTTTTCCTGTGTGGTATTCAAATTGCCAACACATTGCTCAAGGGAGTCAAAGTAAACGATGCATGCATCCAGTGTTACTGTTCATAATTTTATCTCATAGATAGAAGCCTCCCTGTTTACTGATCACTCTCCTACAGCTGTGTGAgagttgatttgtttttctaccacaaagtgaacattttttttaatggtgccGCATTAAACATGTTCAGCTGGTGAACTTATGAAtcagctgcaggaaacacaATGTACAGTGGGTTtgctttttgcacattttattatCTGTAGATTTAATTCGAAATGGATAAAATTCTCCATCTACACTCAGTAACCAATAATGACAATGCGAAAACATGTTATTAGAAATTTTAGCATATgtgttaaaaatcaaaaaccgAAATCcctcatttacaaaaatattcgGACTCTTAATTCAGTACTTTGTAGAAGCCCCTTTGACATCAATTACAGCTTCCAGTCATCTTGTTTAAATCTGTACAAGCTTTGCACTACCATCTTCAggtctcctctctcttgttttATGGACTTTTGCTGGGCCACGCAAAGACAGTGAGAGACCACTACAATGTTTGTGTTGGCTGAATGCCTCAGgtcactgtcatgttgaaagGTGAACTGTCGCTCCAGGCTCAGGTTCTGTGCACCTCTTCAAGaacctctctgtatttggcaGTCATCCGtccctcagtctgtctgaggacccccccccccccctaccccCATGTGGTGTGATGCTGCCTCCACAGTGTGGCCAGCACCATGACTGGAACAAACTATGTATGTAGACCAGACATAGAGTTTTGATTTCTGCCCAAAAGGTtcaatttttgtctcatcacaCTAGAGAATCTTTTTCTTCATGCCCTCAGTGTCCTTTAAATGCCACTTGGCAAACTCCAAGCAGGTCAGTAAAAGTCATATGCCTTTTACTTAGTGTGGCTTCCGTAAAGCTGCTCCACCATGAAGGCCCGATGGATGAAGTGCTGCTGATGTCCGTCCTTCCTGCAGGTCCTTCCATCTGTGCAGAGGACTTCTTAAGCTCTGTTAGAGTGACTGTTGGGCTCTTGGTCACTCCCATAACCAAGGCCCTTCTTGACCTGTTATTTAGTTTGACCAGAAGGCCAACTCCATGATGATTCCAAAATTATCCTCTTTCCCAATTTCCTAGgtcactgtgctcctgggaacactccAAGCTTTAGAAATGGCTTTATACCCTTGCCCTGATCTATGCCTCACTGTGAAATTTTATGCCAGAGGGCTACAGTTTCTTGGACATATGGTTTGGTTCTTGTCCTGTCATTCAGTGTGCATTGTGGGACCTTATAGAAACAGGTGTTCACCTTTTATAAACTATGCCCAGTCAAGTTTGCCACTGGCGGACTCAAGTTCTAAACATATTTCAAGGATGGTTAATGCAAACTGGATACGCCTGACCACAAAATACAGAGTCGCAATAAAGAGtctgaatatttttgtaaatttttttgggattagaaaaaaaaatccccaaatttctaaaaatgtgttttcactttgtcattatggattATTAAGTGATGGGCAAAACAGCAATTTTATCCAGTTAAAATTAACACTATAAAGTATTCAAAAGGTGTTATTGGCACTAGCATTCAAGTGGTTTTACACAACAATACATGGACGTTTTTGGGGCTTTTTGTCAACAGGGgagttttaaatgaaaaagtagGAATGGCACAAGAGGAAATACTGTCAGCCCAGAAAACTGCAGGTGACAGGCTTTTAGTGCAATTTGTGCGAACCAGTACAGATCCAACATGTCATCAAGTTAAACACTGCCTTTTACCACTCTGTCCTGCTCATGGAAAACCATTCCCAATGTGCCACCACTTTATCTTAGAAATGATATACAACTAAACAGCAATGTCAACTGCATTCTGTAGGAAGTGCAGTAGCTGCTTGAATTACATTAAGGGTTAGGGTAGACAAGCAAAGCTGAAGAACCATCTGTAACCAGCTAAACTTACTGCAGATCTTGCACTGGGAACCCTACAGCTTTATTagcagaaaggaaaagatgtTAATACGATAACtgaaaagcagaacagaatTAAAAGGCATGGGTTTTATGTTACATGGTTAGCAAAAGTGGACCATCGCTGTATAATAGACGTGCTCCTGATACAGTGCCTGCTCCTCCACACGTGTGGCTGCTTGTTGTCCAGGTTTCAAATTGGGCAAATGAAGAGCTTGCACACAGGAGGGTCCAGTTTAAGCCAAGTGTAAACACTGCCCAGCCAGTACATCATTGACCAACTGGAAGTCTATAAACAAGTGCACCTGCCCTCAGCCCTCCATCAATTGTGATGCAGATAATGTGATGTAGATAGAAGACAGATagatttttacagtaaaaaataCAGCAACCTTCATCAAAAGATTATGGGGGATAAAAACTAACATCAGGTAGTTTTCTGTTTATATTGCTGTTCCATAATAGGTTTTGAACATATCCATTCTACTCCAGCATATTTAACTGtatcacaaaaaatattttctgtagcCTAATTTGGTAAAACCCATCACATTTTTGACTATTCATCTATTCATGTATACCCACTTTCTCATCTTCCATTTCAGCATTGACATCATACTATTTGCACCTTTGGATATTGCTTTTTCTCAAACCAATTTATTGACCAATTTATATCTTCCTCCTTTGTATCCCAAACCAGCCTTTCAACAACGCTGCATTGGATCAGTGGCTTCTgtacaacaaaacaagacaatgtAGGCTGTGGCTCTTTGTTCCCCCCAGTCTCTCATAAACACCTTCCTGTCACTGAATTTCCAGATGGCCACGCTCCTCTGTATCCCACAGTTCATAGCTCTAAACTTCCTAGCGCACACATTTGCATCGGGTCACTGCTCACTCCGACACGCTAGAGGAAGAGGAGCACTAATCCTACCCAGCATGCCTCCCTGGAAATGCTCTCTATGCaaatggttgttgtttttttttggttggttgGGTAGGGGGGGGTCCACACTGAGAGTGTTTTGCAAGCATGTGCATGCAGTGGGGCTGCTGTAACAGACGTGTGCCTATAGCTCAGTAGGTGTGGCTGTTTTGGCAGATGACCTCCTTCATACATTTGGTTCAGGTTTCCTGGCTGGTGACTGGCTGTtaggaaacacagcagtgaaCTTTAAAAGATCCGTTCACAGGTCCACACCAGATTTATCCTGTATTTAATTGCATCGGAGAGCAATCACTCTGTGCCCTACAAATCCTTAGTAAAGCTGTGCTTTACAATAGAGCCATAATTGCAGGAGTTTAATTGCCTGCCAATGCTCTGCTCCCACTGCCTGCTTGCATTGAAGAGCCCAATAATTAGAAACAGGGAGAAATTAGGTGGCAATTTTGCCTTGGCAATTATCATAATGCAAAAGAAGTGCCATTAGTATTGTTAGCCCCACAGTACATAATCCTTTGACACTGTCAAGTCCCTCTCTTAGCTGCTGGGTACAACAACTCTTGATTTCCCTGTAGCCTTTGCACTCCCTCAGTCACTACTTTAGTCATCAGCTATCCAGGCCAGCCACCACACTCAGAGTCAAACTAGCAGACTGAACACATCCATGCCCGGAGTGCTGGGAGGATTAGGAGCTACAGCATTAGcagtctgtgtttcctttaaagGTATATAAATTGGGTGTTAATCCTCTTCCACCATGTCAACCATGAAATTGTGTTTGATATAACAGAAAAATTAATGCAGTCGACAGATATTGTATTTGTACCATGCtggcatttcattttgtttcactggattttcattgttttgactcCCAAGTTgaaatgttcctgtttttgAAAGTACAACTTGTAGTTTTAGCATATGGGCAATGAcgaggaaaggaaaggacatGGAGCACATGCTTGAGTGCAGTAGAAGCGACCCCTGCCACATTTCTCAGGTGTTTTGATG contains:
- the LOC121182152 gene encoding uncharacterized protein LOC121182152, with the protein product MFTGCGLVAGQNQYLTRDAVRPHPGLEVNRPMQMENGTCTAYQGQTYSNAAQPAVVNVTSPLKPAPLPVPPPALKLGQEGFKKVCRTEEDSPCPFPGLASGVLEMRVKEGSKIRNLMGFAMARMQGEKGVSGGGVSGGGLRQVVFTGSGRAVTKTITCAEIMKRKVGSLHQLTKLRYKVVKEVWESTEGGSSEMTVHRTVPSISILLSKDPLDPEEPGYQPPESLSALWEEKEGVESASQTASDESEVSGMAWEFAISQPPDGSVFSYLEEWVLPQFFNSPYLGIL